In one Bradyrhizobium sp. 4 genomic region, the following are encoded:
- a CDS encoding carboxylesterase family protein, whose product MKNFLAFFLILGVTAASAHGPLPMPPAAPSDLVRVGLTDSDTTAGGTARLCEQVTFSRGLRYGESEANVLDVATATTKADTPRPVLLFVTGDTFTGDRAAPELSRQIQDQAMCFAARNDMIGVRVNYRLAPSATWPAGATDVAAALSWVHGNIDLFNGDAREIVAVGYGAGAFHVATLLAHPELQTDRADVAAVVLVSGVYRAGKDASDSEKAYLGSDASQYNKRSVFPGILNVDVPIVLAWAADDSAGITAQGETLKKTLCGAGHCPRSALLRSRDGIASAFGLDGSGDSLAEPTLLLVHQLEARGLP is encoded by the coding sequence ATGAAGAATTTTCTCGCATTTTTTCTGATTCTGGGCGTGACGGCAGCCTCCGCACACGGTCCGCTTCCGATGCCGCCGGCCGCGCCGTCCGATCTCGTCCGGGTCGGCCTCACCGACAGCGACACCACCGCAGGCGGCACCGCGCGGCTGTGCGAGCAGGTCACCTTCTCGCGCGGCCTGCGCTACGGCGAGAGCGAAGCCAATGTGCTCGATGTCGCCACCGCCACGACCAAGGCGGATACGCCGCGGCCGGTGCTGCTGTTCGTGACCGGCGACACCTTCACTGGCGACCGCGCCGCGCCGGAGCTGTCGCGCCAGATCCAGGACCAGGCCATGTGCTTTGCCGCCCGCAACGACATGATCGGCGTGCGCGTCAACTACCGGCTGGCGCCCTCGGCGACGTGGCCGGCGGGTGCGACCGACGTGGCGGCGGCGCTGTCCTGGGTCCACGGCAATATCGACCTGTTCAACGGCGATGCCCGCGAGATCGTCGCGGTCGGCTACGGCGCCGGCGCCTTCCATGTCGCCACCCTGCTGGCCCATCCCGAACTCCAGACCGACCGCGCCGATGTCGCGGCGGTCGTGCTGGTGTCCGGGGTCTACCGCGCCGGCAAGGACGCGAGCGACAGCGAGAAGGCCTATCTCGGCAGCGACGCCAGCCAGTACAACAAGCGCTCGGTCTTCCCTGGCATCCTCAATGTCGACGTCCCGATCGTGCTGGCCTGGGCTGCGGATGATTCCGCCGGCATCACGGCGCAGGGCGAAACCTTGAAGAAGACGCTCTGCGGCGCCGGCCATTGTCCGCGTAGCGCGCTGCTGCGCAGCCGCGACGGCATCGCGAGCGCCTTCGGCCTCGACGGCTCCGGCGACAGCCTCGCCGAGCCGACGCTGCTGCTGGTGCATCAGCTCGAGGCGCGCGGGCTGCCGTAG
- a CDS encoding ABC transporter substrate-binding protein, which produces MGVIGRMLFVSMIAFASLGAMSEQRADQPTADNEIRIGNVMPYSGPLSEFGAIGQAEAAYFDMINARGGINGRKIRFITRDDNSDPMTALELTRNLVETDDVHLMFGSFGTPGNLATRWYLNAKKIPQLFVASGDEELSQAKAFPWTMGWQPSFRSEGRIYANYLQAYYPRKKIVVLWQNDQFGRALLKGMEEGLGDLNRLVLVDIAFDIADEHLDGHVSILKRAGADIFVFLGVPSTASKVIKLAAAMRWRPVFIVNDASASIANAMAPAGLENSSGVISAAFLKDPSDPAWKDDPAMKDWFAFMDKYHHDESTNNSAALYGYAAAEALTQVLKQCGDDLSRENIMRQAASLRNYQPSVALPNIRMNTSPTSYLPIRQMRLVQFDGRSWQPFGDVIETAFTEGAAR; this is translated from the coding sequence ATGGGCGTCATCGGCAGGATGCTGTTCGTTTCGATGATCGCGTTCGCGTCGCTCGGCGCGATGTCCGAGCAACGCGCCGATCAACCCACCGCCGACAACGAAATCCGCATCGGCAATGTCATGCCGTATTCGGGACCGCTCTCGGAGTTCGGCGCCATCGGCCAGGCGGAAGCGGCCTATTTCGACATGATCAATGCGCGCGGCGGCATCAACGGTCGCAAGATCCGCTTCATCACCCGCGACGACAATTCCGATCCGATGACGGCGCTGGAGCTGACGCGCAATCTGGTCGAGACGGACGACGTGCATTTGATGTTCGGATCGTTCGGCACGCCCGGTAATCTCGCCACGCGCTGGTATCTGAACGCAAAGAAGATCCCACAACTGTTCGTCGCCTCCGGCGACGAGGAGCTGAGCCAGGCCAAGGCGTTTCCCTGGACCATGGGCTGGCAGCCGTCGTTCCGGTCGGAGGGGCGCATCTACGCCAACTATCTTCAGGCCTATTATCCCAGGAAGAAGATCGTGGTGCTCTGGCAGAACGACCAGTTCGGGCGTGCGCTTCTCAAGGGCATGGAGGAAGGACTTGGCGATCTGAACCGTCTCGTCCTCGTCGACATCGCCTTCGACATTGCCGATGAGCATCTCGACGGACACGTCTCGATCCTCAAGCGCGCCGGCGCCGATATTTTCGTCTTTCTCGGTGTACCGTCGACGGCGTCCAAGGTGATCAAGCTGGCGGCGGCAATGAGATGGCGCCCGGTCTTCATCGTCAACGACGCCTCGGCCTCGATCGCCAATGCGATGGCGCCCGCAGGCCTGGAGAATTCCTCCGGCGTGATCTCGGCGGCTTTCCTCAAGGATCCGAGCGATCCCGCGTGGAAAGACGATCCCGCCATGAAGGACTGGTTCGCCTTCATGGACAAATACCATCACGACGAAAGCACCAACAACAGCGCCGCGCTCTATGGCTACGCCGCGGCCGAGGCGCTGACGCAGGTGCTGAAGCAATGCGGCGACGATTTATCGCGCGAGAACATCATGCGTCAGGCGGCTTCGCTGAGGAATTATCAGCCCTCGGTCGCCCTGCCCAACATCAGGATGAACACCTCGCCGACCAGCTACCTGCCGATCAGGCAGATGCGGTTGGTCCAGTTCGACGGCCGTTCCTGGCAACCCTTCGGCGACGTGATCGAGACGGCGTTTACGGAAGGCGCGGCGCGGTGA
- a CDS encoding adenylate/guanylate cyclase domain-containing protein: MKQEISEEQRKSGILTGAAVAFLLLALPLAVWLDLTELSKTALRRQAIDLNSVITSVRSYYATNVVGRIIANPNGTTRVVHNYESVPGGVPIPATLSLELGRVIGAQQENITYRFVSDFPFQNRAPHQLDKFEKDALESLRNDPEQKIVETETSLFNDKVRLIAPVTMGPACVSCHNSHPESPKKDWKVGDVRGIQEVIIAQPIAANIFSFKFLLAYFLIAAGSGLSFLSLQRRQASRIKGMNRELESANDFLASLSMKISRYIPPQVYRSIFSGQKDVTIHTERKKLTIFFSDIQNFTATAERLQPELLTQLLNEYFTEMSGVAHEFGGTIDKFIGDAMLIFFGDPETKGDRADAQACLQMAWRMQHRLTELNAKWRASGIELPFKARMGINSGYCNVGNFGSSDRMDYTIIGAEANLAARLQSIAEPGGIVLSYETFALVSDIVRAHALPAITMKGISREVIPYSVDALNDASVETSGIITERAPGLELYLDPAVVKSGDAARVRSLLENALASLKPV; encoded by the coding sequence GTGAAGCAAGAGATCTCCGAAGAACAGCGCAAGAGTGGCATCCTGACCGGTGCCGCGGTCGCCTTCCTCCTGCTCGCTTTGCCGCTCGCAGTGTGGCTGGACCTGACCGAACTCAGCAAGACCGCGCTGCGCCGGCAGGCGATCGACCTGAATTCGGTGATCACGAGCGTGCGCAGCTATTACGCGACCAACGTGGTCGGGCGCATCATCGCCAATCCGAACGGCACGACCAGGGTGGTTCACAACTACGAATCCGTCCCCGGCGGGGTCCCGATCCCGGCCACGCTGTCGCTGGAGCTCGGGCGGGTAATCGGCGCGCAGCAGGAAAACATCACCTACCGTTTCGTCTCGGACTTCCCGTTCCAGAATCGCGCCCCGCACCAGCTCGACAAGTTCGAGAAGGATGCGCTCGAATCGCTTCGCAACGATCCCGAGCAGAAGATCGTCGAGACCGAGACGTCGCTGTTCAACGACAAGGTCCGCTTGATCGCTCCGGTGACGATGGGCCCGGCCTGCGTCAGCTGCCACAACAGCCACCCCGAAAGTCCGAAGAAGGACTGGAAGGTGGGTGACGTCAGGGGCATCCAGGAGGTGATCATCGCCCAGCCGATCGCCGCCAACATCTTCTCGTTCAAATTCCTCTTGGCCTATTTCCTGATCGCGGCCGGCAGCGGCTTGTCGTTTCTCTCGCTGCAGCGCCGCCAGGCGAGCCGCATCAAGGGCATGAACAGGGAGCTCGAATCCGCCAACGACTTCCTGGCTTCGCTCTCGATGAAGATCTCGCGTTACATTCCGCCGCAGGTCTACCGAAGCATCTTCTCTGGCCAGAAGGACGTCACCATCCACACCGAACGCAAGAAGCTCACCATCTTCTTCTCGGACATCCAGAACTTCACCGCGACGGCGGAGCGGCTCCAGCCGGAGTTGCTGACCCAGCTTCTCAACGAGTATTTCACCGAGATGTCGGGGGTCGCCCACGAATTTGGCGGCACCATCGACAAGTTCATCGGCGATGCCATGCTGATCTTCTTCGGCGATCCCGAGACCAAGGGCGACCGCGCCGACGCCCAGGCCTGCCTCCAGATGGCCTGGCGCATGCAGCACCGCCTCACCGAGCTCAATGCGAAATGGCGCGCCTCCGGCATCGAGCTGCCGTTCAAGGCGCGCATGGGCATCAATTCCGGCTATTGCAATGTCGGCAATTTCGGCAGCAGCGATCGCATGGACTACACCATCATCGGTGCGGAGGCGAACCTCGCCGCGCGCCTGCAATCGATCGCCGAGCCCGGCGGCATCGTGCTGAGCTATGAAACCTTTGCGCTGGTCAGCGACATCGTCCGCGCCCACGCGCTGCCCGCGATCACGATGAAAGGCATCAGCCGCGAAGTGATTCCGTACTCCGTGGATGCGCTGAACGACGCTTCAGTGGAGACAAGCGGCATCATTACCGAGCGTGCCCCCGGGCTGGAGCTCTATCTCGACCCCGCGGTGGTGAAATCCGGCGACGCAGCGCGGGTGCGCTCGCTGCTGGAGAACGCGCTGGCCTCGCTGAAGCCGGTGTGA
- a CDS encoding enolase C-terminal domain-like protein — translation MTETIRIKRFNARPVIVPMNLPLKTSTGAVAKAPLVLIDCETDLGVRGHAYLFSITPSALKPLTAMVAEMSELLAGDELLPFEIERKLTQRFTLLGLAGLQRLAQSGIDMAAWDALARARGLPLARLLGGAPRPVRAYNSKGLGIMPAGAAVEEAHKLLAEGFQAAKIRVGRPDAREDLKVVRAVRKAVGDDVTLMCDYNQALTVSEAIRRGEMLDDEGLTWIEEPIRHDDYEGNARIADALRTPVQIGENFDSAFAMQTALSAEACDYVMPDVQRIGGVTGWLRAAALAHAAGIEMSTHLFSEVSAHLLCVTPTAHWLEYVDWADAVLATRLIIKDGFALPNEEPGNGIAWDEAAVKKYLVE, via the coding sequence ATGACCGAGACCATCCGTATCAAGCGCTTCAATGCGCGCCCCGTGATCGTGCCGATGAACCTCCCGCTCAAAACCTCGACCGGAGCGGTCGCAAAGGCGCCTCTGGTGCTGATCGACTGCGAGACCGACCTGGGCGTGCGGGGGCACGCCTATCTGTTCTCGATCACACCATCGGCCTTGAAGCCGTTGACGGCGATGGTCGCGGAAATGTCGGAGCTGCTTGCGGGCGACGAGCTGCTACCGTTCGAGATCGAGCGCAAGCTGACCCAGCGCTTCACCCTGCTGGGGCTCGCCGGCCTGCAGCGGCTGGCACAATCCGGCATCGACATGGCGGCATGGGACGCACTGGCGCGCGCACGCGGCCTTCCGCTAGCGCGGCTGCTCGGCGGCGCGCCGAGACCGGTCAGGGCCTACAATTCGAAGGGGCTCGGCATCATGCCGGCGGGTGCCGCGGTGGAGGAAGCCCACAAGCTGCTGGCCGAGGGCTTTCAGGCCGCAAAGATCCGCGTCGGCCGTCCCGATGCACGGGAAGACCTGAAGGTGGTGCGCGCGGTGCGCAAGGCCGTCGGCGACGACGTGACGCTGATGTGCGACTACAATCAGGCGCTGACGGTCAGCGAGGCCATCCGCCGCGGCGAGATGCTCGACGATGAGGGGCTCACCTGGATCGAGGAGCCGATCCGTCACGACGATTATGAGGGTAACGCCCGCATCGCGGATGCGCTGCGCACGCCGGTCCAGATCGGCGAGAATTTCGACAGCGCCTTCGCGATGCAGACCGCGCTCTCAGCGGAAGCCTGCGACTACGTGATGCCCGACGTGCAGCGCATCGGCGGTGTCACCGGCTGGCTGCGCGCCGCCGCGCTGGCGCATGCCGCCGGCATCGAGATGTCGACGCATCTGTTCTCGGAAGTCAGCGCGCATCTGCTCTGCGTAACGCCCACCGCGCACTGGCTGGAATATGTCGATTGGGCCGACGCGGTGCTGGCGACGCGGCTGATCATCAAGGACGGCTTTGCCCTGCCGAACGAGGAGCCCGGCAACGGGATCGCGTGGGACGAGGCTGCGGTGAAGAAGTATCTGGTCGAATAG
- a CDS encoding RidA family protein, which produces MIRDSPPAIVRSFAAANLAFGETVSLTADVEKRQVTEMSSVNKPGGNYLPVIIHGEIAYVSGQLPRRGEDLLYSGKVGAGVDVAAAQKAAALCADLCISAINHATGGEDKIVQVLQLVGYIASAPGFTQQSQVMNGASDRLIERLGDRGRHTRTSVGVAELPRGAPVELSMIAAVRS; this is translated from the coding sequence TTGATCCGTGACTCGCCGCCTGCCATTGTCCGATCCTTCGCGGCGGCGAACCTGGCATTCGGCGAAACTGTATCGCTCACCGCGGATGTGGAAAAAAGGCAGGTTACCGAAATGAGCAGCGTGAACAAGCCCGGCGGCAACTACCTGCCGGTGATCATCCATGGTGAAATTGCGTATGTCAGTGGTCAGCTGCCGCGTCGCGGCGAAGACCTGCTGTACTCAGGCAAAGTCGGCGCAGGTGTCGATGTCGCCGCAGCACAGAAAGCTGCTGCACTCTGCGCTGATCTCTGCATTTCGGCCATCAACCACGCAACAGGCGGAGAGGACAAGATCGTCCAGGTCTTGCAGCTCGTTGGATACATCGCCTCGGCGCCTGGATTTACGCAGCAATCGCAAGTCATGAACGGCGCCTCCGACCGGCTGATCGAACGCCTAGGTGATCGCGGTCGTCATACGCGTACATCTGTTGGCGTCGCCGAGTTGCCGCGGGGCGCACCGGTCGAGCTGAGTATGATTGCCGCTGTTCGGTCGTAG
- a CDS encoding L-2-amino-thiazoline-4-carboxylic acid hydrolase, whose translation MSISVLEQVRIQAQVLVPLVKALQAELGETHANALVRKALGDLYRGFGEEFWKAKNENNLGKAVSSAFQTYARDDALAYNIVEQTEDVFALDVKRCAYAEFYKALGEPKLGFLLVCTADFATAEGFGPDVALTRTQTIMQGAPHCDFRYRRDPGGSR comes from the coding sequence ATGAGCATTTCCGTGCTCGAACAGGTCAGAATCCAGGCGCAGGTGTTGGTGCCCTTGGTCAAGGCGCTCCAGGCCGAGCTCGGCGAGACGCATGCCAATGCGCTGGTGCGCAAGGCGCTCGGCGATCTCTATCGCGGTTTCGGCGAGGAATTCTGGAAAGCCAAGAACGAGAACAATCTCGGCAAGGCGGTGTCCTCCGCCTTCCAGACCTATGCCCGTGACGACGCGCTCGCTTACAATATTGTCGAGCAGACCGAGGACGTCTTCGCGCTTGATGTGAAGCGATGCGCCTATGCCGAGTTCTACAAGGCGCTGGGCGAGCCCAAGCTCGGCTTTCTCCTGGTCTGCACCGCCGACTTTGCGACCGCCGAAGGTTTCGGCCCCGACGTCGCGCTGACGCGAACGCAGACCATCATGCAAGGCGCTCCGCATTGCGACTTCCGCTACCGGCGCGATCCGGGCGGATCACGGTGA
- a CDS encoding DUF488 domain-containing protein: MAHPFFTIGHGTRPIGEFVVLLQSVSVTHLVDVRTVPRSRTNPQYNREALSQALGAVSVDYEHIASLGGLRSRKREIPRETNAFWQNDSFHNYADYAVSESFREGLAHLRELGQAQRCAIMCAETVWWRCHRRIITDYLLAGGESVFHITGPGEVKLAEMNPAAHMMADGRLVYPAES, encoded by the coding sequence ATGGCTCACCCATTCTTCACGATCGGCCACGGCACACGTCCAATCGGTGAATTCGTTGTCCTGTTGCAGAGCGTGTCCGTCACGCATCTCGTCGACGTCCGCACCGTGCCCCGCTCGCGCACCAATCCCCAATACAATCGCGAGGCCCTGTCGCAAGCACTCGGGGCCGTTTCGGTCGACTATGAGCATATCGCCTCGCTCGGCGGCCTGCGCAGCCGCAAGCGGGAGATACCGCGCGAGACCAATGCTTTCTGGCAGAACGACAGCTTTCACAACTATGCCGACTATGCGGTGAGCGAGAGCTTTCGCGAGGGGCTCGCGCATCTGCGCGAACTCGGGCAGGCGCAGCGATGCGCCATCATGTGTGCCGAGACGGTATGGTGGCGCTGCCACCGGCGGATCATCACCGATTACCTGCTCGCCGGCGGCGAGAGCGTGTTTCACATTACGGGACCCGGGGAGGTCAAACTGGCCGAGATGAATCCGGCGGCGCACATGATGGCTGACGGCCGCTTGGTTTATCCCGCGGAAAGTTAG
- a CDS encoding DUF2945 domain-containing protein yields the protein MPKVFKRGDHVSWNSEAGRVRGHILRVHTKDVEYKGYVHHASPDDPQYEIKSDKTDHVALHKGRALHLLRS from the coding sequence ATGCCGAAAGTATTCAAGCGTGGCGACCATGTCAGCTGGAATTCCGAGGCCGGCCGGGTGCGCGGCCACATCCTCCGCGTGCACACCAAGGACGTCGAGTACAAGGGCTACGTCCACCATGCCAGCCCCGACGATCCGCAATACGAGATCAAAAGCGACAAGACCGATCACGTCGCCTTGCATAAGGGCCGGGCGTTGCACTTGCTCCGGAGCTGA
- a CDS encoding response regulator: MPKILLAEDDNDMRRFLVKALENAGFQVSSHDNGMAAYQRLREEPFEMLLTDIVMPEMDGIELARRASELDPDIKIMFITGFAAVALNSDSDAPKNAKVLSKPVHLRELVSEVNKMLAA, encoded by the coding sequence ATGCCAAAGATCCTGCTCGCCGAAGACGACAACGACATGCGCCGTTTCCTGGTCAAGGCGCTGGAAAACGCCGGTTTTCAGGTCTCGTCCCACGATAACGGCATGGCCGCCTATCAGCGGCTGCGGGAAGAGCCGTTCGAGATGCTGCTCACCGACATCGTGATGCCGGAGATGGACGGCATCGAGCTCGCCCGCCGGGCCTCGGAACTCGACCCCGACATCAAGATCATGTTCATCACCGGCTTCGCCGCGGTCGCCCTGAACTCGGATTCGGACGCCCCCAAGAACGCCAAGGTGCTGTCCAAGCCCGTGCATTTGCGCGAATTGGTCAGCGAAGTGAACAAGATGCTGGCGGCCTAA
- a CDS encoding N-formylglutamate amidohydrolase → MTRFDGDKSPAFEIVEPAQWRAPIIFNSPHSGSTYPDEFLSASRIDLPTLRRSEDSFMDELIGHLSERGFPTVRVNFPRSYVDVNREPYELDPRMFTGRLPSFANTRSMRVAGGLGTIPRVVGDGQEIYRERILVDDALGRIETLYKPYHRALRRLINKVHQMFGTVVLVDCHSMPSVGVSRDEPRRPDIVIGDRYGTSCTPLLPDRVEETMAGLGYSIGRNKPYAGGFITEHYGNPASGLHAVQLELNRAIYMDERRRERSPRFAQVASDFGVLADVLATTVPFGDLGPFQAAAE, encoded by the coding sequence ATGACCCGGTTTGACGGCGACAAGTCGCCCGCCTTCGAGATCGTTGAGCCCGCGCAATGGCGCGCGCCGATTATCTTCAACTCGCCCCATTCCGGCTCGACCTATCCGGACGAATTCCTCAGCGCCTCCAGGATCGACCTGCCGACGCTGCGGCGTTCCGAAGATTCCTTCATGGACGAGCTGATCGGCCATCTCAGCGAGCGCGGCTTTCCGACCGTGCGGGTCAACTTTCCGCGCTCCTATGTCGACGTCAATCGTGAGCCCTATGAGCTCGATCCCCGGATGTTCACCGGGCGCCTGCCGAGCTTTGCCAACACCCGCTCGATGCGGGTCGCCGGCGGGCTCGGCACCATTCCGCGCGTGGTCGGCGACGGCCAGGAGATCTATCGCGAGCGCATCCTGGTCGACGACGCGCTGGGGCGGATCGAGACGCTGTACAAGCCCTATCATCGCGCGCTGCGCCGGCTGATCAACAAGGTGCACCAGATGTTCGGCACCGTCGTGCTGGTCGACTGCCATTCGATGCCCTCGGTCGGCGTCTCCCGCGACGAGCCGCGGCGGCCCGACATCGTGATCGGCGACCGCTACGGCACGAGCTGCACGCCGCTATTGCCCGACCGGGTCGAGGAGACCATGGCCGGGCTCGGCTATTCGATCGGCCGCAACAAGCCCTATGCCGGCGGCTTCATCACCGAGCATTACGGTAACCCGGCCAGCGGCCTCCACGCCGTGCAGCTCGAGCTCAACCGCGCGATCTACATGGACGAGCGGCGGCGCGAGCGCAGTCCGCGCTTTGCGCAAGTGGCGTCGGACTTCGGCGTGCTCGCCGACGTGCTGGCGACCACGGTCCCGTTCGGCGATCTCGGCCCGTTCCAGGCCGCGGCGGAATAA
- the hisN gene encoding histidinol-phosphatase, with product MTVIDFSAFIGRLATASGETILPFFRTSLSIEDKSKTKDFDPVTEADRAAEAVMRRLIKANFPQHGIVGEEFGNEREDSDYVWVLDPIDGTKSFIGGFPIWGTLIALLHKGTPVYGMMHQPFIGERFSGDSGSAHYNGPSGERRLQVRRCASLSEATTYTTSPLLMNERDRAIFGRIEKGARLSRYGGDCYSYCMLAAGHVDLVVETELKPYDIAALIPIVTGAGGVVTTWEGKPAQGGGRIVAAGDARVHEEALKLLNG from the coding sequence GTGACGGTGATCGATTTCTCCGCCTTCATCGGACGGCTCGCCACCGCCTCCGGCGAAACCATCCTGCCGTTCTTCCGCACCTCGCTGTCGATCGAGGACAAGAGCAAGACCAAGGATTTCGACCCCGTAACCGAGGCCGACCGCGCCGCGGAGGCGGTGATGCGGCGTCTGATCAAGGCCAACTTTCCCCAGCACGGCATCGTCGGCGAGGAATTCGGCAACGAGCGCGAGGATTCGGATTACGTCTGGGTGCTCGACCCCATCGACGGCACCAAATCCTTCATCGGCGGCTTTCCGATCTGGGGCACGCTGATCGCGCTCCTGCACAAGGGCACGCCGGTCTACGGCATGATGCACCAGCCCTTCATCGGCGAACGCTTTTCCGGCGACAGCGGCTCGGCTCATTATAATGGCCCCTCCGGCGAGCGCCGGCTCCAGGTCCGGCGCTGTGCTTCGCTGTCGGAGGCGACGACCTACACCACCAGCCCGCTGCTGATGAACGAGCGCGACCGCGCCATCTTCGGCCGCATCGAGAAGGGCGCGCGGCTGTCGCGCTATGGCGGCGACTGCTACTCCTATTGCATGCTGGCGGCGGGTCACGTCGATCTCGTGGTCGAGACCGAGCTGAAGCCTTACGACATTGCAGCCCTGATTCCGATCGTGACCGGCGCCGGCGGCGTCGTCACCACCTGGGAAGGCAAGCCGGCGCAGGGCGGCGGCCGCATCGTCGCGGCCGGCGACGCCAGGGTTCACGAAGAAGCACTGAAACTGCTCAACGGATAG
- a CDS encoding tripartite tricarboxylate transporter substrate binding protein, with protein MTNRRTLLLAALLLFPTLACAQNFPAKPIKLIVPFPAGGPNDIIARVIGQRMSELSGQPVLIDNRGGQGGVLGTDAVAKSAPDGYTIAISSAGALAISPSMERVAYDTLNDLTPVTLVATVPEMLVVATNVPAKDIGELIALAKAQPGKLNFASSGPGSLPHLAGELFKLTAKIDIVHVPYRGAAPAVNDLLGQQVQMTFLDLPVLLPQVKAGALRPIAVGSAERSPTAPDVPTTAEAGFADLRIENWYGMVAPKGTPKEIVAALHGLATKAMADPAVKEKLAAQGATLVGDEPEHFRTFIADETKKWAKVIKDAGVETAK; from the coding sequence ATGACCAACCGGCGTACGCTCCTTCTCGCGGCCTTGCTTCTGTTTCCGACCCTGGCCTGCGCCCAGAATTTCCCGGCCAAGCCAATCAAGCTGATCGTGCCGTTCCCGGCCGGCGGCCCCAACGACATCATCGCGCGGGTGATCGGCCAGCGCATGTCGGAGCTGTCAGGGCAGCCGGTGCTGATCGACAATCGCGGCGGCCAGGGCGGCGTGCTTGGTACTGACGCGGTCGCCAAGAGCGCACCTGACGGCTATACCATCGCGATCTCCTCGGCCGGCGCGCTCGCCATCAGCCCGAGCATGGAGCGGGTCGCCTACGATACGCTCAATGACCTCACGCCGGTGACGCTGGTCGCAACCGTGCCGGAAATGTTGGTGGTGGCGACCAATGTGCCCGCAAAGGACATCGGCGAATTGATCGCGCTCGCCAAGGCGCAGCCGGGAAAACTCAACTTCGCCTCCTCCGGCCCCGGCAGCCTGCCGCATCTCGCCGGTGAATTGTTCAAGCTGACGGCCAAAATCGACATCGTGCACGTGCCCTATCGCGGCGCGGCGCCGGCCGTGAACGATCTGCTGGGCCAGCAGGTGCAGATGACGTTCCTGGACCTCCCCGTGCTGCTGCCGCAGGTCAAGGCGGGCGCCCTGCGACCGATCGCAGTTGGCTCCGCCGAGCGTTCGCCGACCGCGCCTGATGTGCCGACCACCGCGGAAGCCGGCTTTGCCGATCTGCGCATCGAGAACTGGTACGGCATGGTCGCGCCGAAGGGCACGCCGAAGGAGATCGTCGCCGCGCTGCATGGTCTGGCCACGAAGGCGATGGCGGATCCCGCGGTGAAGGAAAAGCTTGCCGCCCAGGGCGCCACCCTGGTCGGCGATGAGCCGGAGCATTTTCGCACATTCATCGCAGACGAGACCAAGAAATGGGCGAAGGTGATCAAGGACGCTGGCGTGGAGACGGCGAAGTAA
- a CDS encoding LysR substrate-binding domain-containing protein has product MRFDLVDLHLFIAVADQRSITRGAERSHLALASASARIKGLEDALGVALLKRGRRGVELTAAGESLLDHARLVIHQIDAMRGDLAGFASGVRASVHFLANTSGLSEHLPKALAGFLREHRDVAIDIEERESTDIAAAITAGAADLGFAAEHALPDHIERFAFSEDRLTLVTSRRGPFAGRRAIDFQEAGACEFVGLTSATALQVHISKHAARLGMRPHYRARLRDFDAICQMVAADVGVALVPEAAARRCAKLMPLAMVRLRDSWANRKLVICARSFKTLPRPAKMLVEHLRAAAV; this is encoded by the coding sequence ATGCGCTTCGACCTCGTCGACCTCCATCTGTTCATCGCGGTCGCCGACCAGCGCAGCATCACCCGCGGCGCGGAGCGGTCGCATCTGGCCCTGGCCTCCGCCAGCGCGCGCATCAAGGGGCTGGAGGATGCACTCGGCGTCGCGCTGCTGAAGCGCGGGCGCCGCGGCGTCGAATTGACCGCGGCCGGCGAGAGCCTGCTCGATCACGCCCGTCTCGTCATCCACCAGATCGACGCCATGCGCGGCGATCTCGCCGGCTTTGCCAGCGGCGTGCGCGCGAGCGTGCATTTCCTCGCCAATACCTCCGGCCTCTCGGAGCATCTGCCGAAGGCGCTTGCCGGCTTCCTGCGCGAGCACCGCGACGTCGCCATCGACATCGAGGAGCGCGAGAGCACTGACATCGCGGCCGCGATCACTGCGGGCGCGGCCGATCTCGGCTTTGCCGCCGAGCACGCGCTGCCCGATCATATCGAGCGATTCGCCTTCAGCGAGGATCGCCTGACGCTGGTGACGTCCAGGCGCGGCCCGTTCGCGGGCCGCCGCGCGATCGATTTCCAGGAGGCGGGTGCTTGCGAGTTCGTCGGGCTGACCAGCGCCACCGCGCTTCAGGTGCATATTTCGAAGCACGCCGCCCGGCTCGGCATGCGGCCGCATTACCGCGCGCGCCTGCGCGACTTCGACGCGATCTGCCAGATGGTCGCCGCCGATGTGGGCGTCGCGCTGGTGCCCGAAGCCGCGGCCCGCCGCTGCGCAAAACTGATGCCGCTCGCCATGGTCCGCCTGCGCGATAGCTGGGCCAACCGCAAACTCGTGATCTGCGCGCGAAGCTTCAAGACGCTACCGCGCCCGGCCAAGATGCTGGTGGAGCATTTGCGGGCTGCGGCGGTGTGA